A segment of the Sphingobacterium oryzagri genome:
AATCAACCTGATCACCCTCGCCCAGCTCTTCTTGAAAAGTTTTATAGATCGTCTGGCTTTCGATGCTGGAAACCAGTCGATCGATAGACATGCGCACCGCCGTTTTAAAGGCCGCCTGCGCCGCAGGATCAAAATAAAGCTTGATCTCTTTGGTAGAAACGGGCAACGGTTGTGCCGTGGCCGTATCTACGCGAAAATCAAACTCTGCTAATATCTTATCTACATTTTGCTTTACGTAGGCATCTAAGTCTCGACTTAAATGCTTTGGCAGCACAATAGCCAATTGGTATGCACCTTGATGCACCAGGTGTTGCGCTTGCGCCTCCGTAACTGCCTGACCATCGATAGCGGTAACCAGCGTCAGGTTGCCATTTTCCCGAAAACTATCGCGCAGTCGCGCCGAAACACTGTCCTGGTCGTTATCAACCAACAATACTTCCATACGCGTGCCGAGAATCGAATCAAATGATCCGCTTTGCACCATCGTAACAGCAATCAGGAGAATCAACGGCATCACAAAAAGAATGATAATACCGCCGGTATCGCGCTGCAGCAGCAACAACTCTTTCTTAATGGCCATGTATAACTTAAACATCACGAAATCCCTTTCCTGTGACGCTGATAAAGACATCTTCTAGGTTACGCGCATCGGCTACCGACGCGATGAGCATGGCTGGCGTGCCGACGCGCCACAACTGACCCGACTCAATAATGCCGACGCGTGTGCAAAACTCTTGTGCTTCCTGCAAATGATGGGAAGTATATACAATGGTGGTACCATCCGCATTGAGTTGATGCAGATAATCCATAATGGCTTTTTTGGAATGCACATCCACACCTACAGTTGGCTCGTCGAGAAAAAGCACGGCCGGCTTATGTAAGACACCGGCAAGGAGATTGACCCGCCGCTTCATGCCGCCCGAAAAAGTTTCGATAGGTTTGTTTTGATAAGCCGATAATCCTAAAAAATCGAGGGACTGATCCACGCGATTCCGCAAATTAGCCCCCTTCAGGCCATACATGCTACCGAAATAGTGTAGATTTTCCCGCGCAGTA
Coding sequences within it:
- a CDS encoding ABC transporter ATP-binding protein, giving the protein MSTIAIHINELAKKYRGADSFAVKEISLDIVEGEVFGLLGPNGAGKTTLISMLCGLLQPSHGQFTVAGFSYTHAARQLKASIGVVPQDFALYPSLTARENLHYFGSMYGLKGANLRNRVDQSLDFLGLSAYQNKPIETFSGGMKRRVNLLAGVLHKPAVLFLDEPTVGVDVHSKKAIMDYLHQLNADGTTIVYTSHHLQEAQEFCTRVGIIESGQLWRVGTPAMLIASVADARNLEDVFISVTGKGFRDV